A genomic stretch from Primulina huaijiensis isolate GDHJ02 chromosome 14, ASM1229523v2, whole genome shotgun sequence includes:
- the LOC140957841 gene encoding serine/threonine-protein phosphatase PP1 isozyme 9 isoform X2, which yields MMTMEGTMEGGVLDDIIGRLLEGKEGKQVQLSETEIRQLCVSARQIFLSQPCLLQLKAPIRICGDIHGQYQDLLRLFEYGNHEDAKINRIYGFYDECKRRFNVRLWKIFTECFNCLPVSALIDEKILCMHGGISPELKQLDQINDIQRPTDIPESGLLCDLLWSDPDPRIRGWSDSDRGVSCTFGQDAVAEFLEKNDLDLICRGHQVVEDGYEFFAKRRLVTIFSAPNYGGEFDNVGALLSVDESLICSFEILKPAATSSKIPLKKPPKIGSL from the exons ATGATGACAATGGAGGGGACGATGGAGGGAGGGGTGTTGGATGATATAATCGGGCGGTTGCTTGAAGGGAAAGAGGGGAAACAGGTTCAGCTTTCGGAGACGGAGATTCGCCAACTATGCGTCTCAGCTCGCCAAATCTTCCTATCTCAGCCTTGTCTGCTTCAGCTAAAGGCGCCGATCAGAATCTGTG GTGACATACATGGTCAGTATCAAGACCTGTTGAGGCTATTTGAGTATG GCAACCACGAAGATGCCAAAATCAACCGTATTTATGGATTCTATGACGAGTGCAAGAGGAGATTCAACGTTCGACTTTGGAAGATATTCACCGAGTGCTTTAACTGTTTACCTGTTTCGGCACTCATTGATGAAAAGATACTTTGCATGCACGGAGGAATTTCCCCTGAGCTAAAACAGTTGGATCAGATAAATGATATTCAAAGGCCCACCGACATTCCTGAAAGTGGGCTGCTATGTGATTTGCTTTGGTCTGATCCTGATCCTCGGATACGTGGTTGGTCTGATAGTGATAGAGGGGTTTCTTGTACATTTGGGCAAGATGCAGTAGCTgagtttttggaaaaaaatgacTTAGACTTGATTTGCCGTGGTCATCAg GTGGTGGAGGATGGATATGAATTCTTTGCTAAGAGAAGACTCGTTACAATATTTTCGGCTCCCAACTACGGTGGAGAGTTTGACAACGTTGGGGCTCTTTTGAGTGTTGATGAGTCACTAATATGTTCTTTTGAGATACTAAAACCTGCAGCAACCAGTTCGAAAATTCCTCTGAAAAAG CCTCCGAAAATCGGTTCCTTGTAA
- the LOC140957841 gene encoding serine/threonine-protein phosphatase PP1 isoform X1 produces the protein MMTMEGTMEGGVLDDIIGRLLEGKEGKQVQLSETEIRQLCVSARQIFLSQPCLLQLKAPIRICGDIHGQYQDLLRLFEYGAFPPAANYLFLGDYVDRGKQSLETICLLLAYKIKYPDKIFLLRGNHEDAKINRIYGFYDECKRRFNVRLWKIFTECFNCLPVSALIDEKILCMHGGISPELKQLDQINDIQRPTDIPESGLLCDLLWSDPDPRIRGWSDSDRGVSCTFGQDAVAEFLEKNDLDLICRGHQVVEDGYEFFAKRRLVTIFSAPNYGGEFDNVGALLSVDESLICSFEILKPAATSSKIPLKKPPKIGSL, from the exons ATGATGACAATGGAGGGGACGATGGAGGGAGGGGTGTTGGATGATATAATCGGGCGGTTGCTTGAAGGGAAAGAGGGGAAACAGGTTCAGCTTTCGGAGACGGAGATTCGCCAACTATGCGTCTCAGCTCGCCAAATCTTCCTATCTCAGCCTTGTCTGCTTCAGCTAAAGGCGCCGATCAGAATCTGTG GTGACATACATGGTCAGTATCAAGACCTGTTGAGGCTATTTGAGTATGGTGCATTTCCCCCTGCTGCAAATTATTTATTCCTTGGAGATTATGTTGATCGGGGAAAGCAGAGTCTGGAAACAATATGCTTGTTGTTGGCTTACAAGATAAAGTACCCtgacaaaatttttcttttaagaGGCAACCACGAAGATGCCAAAATCAACCGTATTTATGGATTCTATGACGAGTGCAAGAGGAGATTCAACGTTCGACTTTGGAAGATATTCACCGAGTGCTTTAACTGTTTACCTGTTTCGGCACTCATTGATGAAAAGATACTTTGCATGCACGGAGGAATTTCCCCTGAGCTAAAACAGTTGGATCAGATAAATGATATTCAAAGGCCCACCGACATTCCTGAAAGTGGGCTGCTATGTGATTTGCTTTGGTCTGATCCTGATCCTCGGATACGTGGTTGGTCTGATAGTGATAGAGGGGTTTCTTGTACATTTGGGCAAGATGCAGTAGCTgagtttttggaaaaaaatgacTTAGACTTGATTTGCCGTGGTCATCAg GTGGTGGAGGATGGATATGAATTCTTTGCTAAGAGAAGACTCGTTACAATATTTTCGGCTCCCAACTACGGTGGAGAGTTTGACAACGTTGGGGCTCTTTTGAGTGTTGATGAGTCACTAATATGTTCTTTTGAGATACTAAAACCTGCAGCAACCAGTTCGAAAATTCCTCTGAAAAAG CCTCCGAAAATCGGTTCCTTGTAA